CTCGTCTTCCCCGCGGCGCAGAAGGTCGAGGGCCTGCGCGCCCTCGTCGCCGAGCTGCTCGCCGAGCATGGCGAGATGCGCGCGAGCTTTGCCCGCTCCGGGAAGAACGCGCTGGCCGCGGACGAACTGCTCCGCTTCCGCCAGCTCTTGCACGACCACGTGCGCAAGGAAGAGCGCCATCTGTTCGAGCAGATGCAGGCCGCGCTCCCGGCTTCCGAGCTTTCCGCCCTCGGCCAAGCGCTGGACGAGTTCTTCGAGCGCAACACGGGAGGCCTGGCCTGCGCGCTGCGCCATCCGG
This genomic stretch from Terriglobales bacterium harbors:
- a CDS encoding hemerythrin domain-containing protein, producing MQRDQALIPLSQQHHDALALCVYIERAHKSGHLDLAHWNREVAAAWEREIRWHFQSEEELVFPAAQKVEGLRALVAELLAEHGEMRASFARSGKNALAADELLRFRQLLHDHVRKEERHLFEQMQAALPASELSALGQALDEFFERNTGGLACALRHP